The following DNA comes from Sphingomonas flavescens.
CGCCAGTGTGTCCTCGATCGTGTCGTGGAGAATCGCGGTGGCGATCGTCTGGTCGTCGAGCTTGAGGTCGGTCAGGATCCCCGCGACCTCGATCGGATGGCTGAAATAGGGGTCGCCGGAGGCGCGTTTTTGGGTGCCATGCGCCTGCATCGAGAAAACGTAGGCCCGATTGATCAGCCCCTCGTCCGCATCGGGATCGTAGGAGCGGACTTTCTCGACCAGCTCATATTGCCTCAGCACCGTTCTAAGATGAGGGGAGCCGGCGGCTTTGTGCAAGTGCGAAAGAACAAAGTTGCGCGGAGCAACTGTCTTTGATGCAGTTTTTGTGCTTCAAATCGAGTCTCTGGGGAGACGCGTATGCCGGGTGACACACTGACGGCGGGTATCGATTCATTTCGGCAGGCCGCGCTTGCCTGTCCGCTCCCGGCAGCGGTCGAGCTGATCGGTGAAAAATGGGCGTTCCTGATCCTTCGCGGCGCGCTCAACGGGCTAAGGCATTTCGAAGAGTTTCAGGCCGGGCTCGGCATTGCCCGCAATATTCTATCCGACCGGCTCGGCAAGCTCGTCGCGGGCGGCATTCTCGACCGCGAGGCCGATCCCAATGACGGGCGGCGGGTAATCTATACCCTTTCGGCCAAGGGCGAGGACCTGCTGCCAGTAGTGCTCGCGCTGCGGCAATGGGGAGAGAAGTGGGGCTATGGGACGATGGATTTGGCGCTGGCCGACCAACGCGATCGCAAGCCCGTCCGCCGTATCTGCGTGCTGTCGCATGACGGCCGCGAATTAAGCCTCAGCGACCTGACGTGGATCGAGCGCAAGGGCGATGCACATCTCCGCACGGCGGCGGAGTGATCACTCCATCCCGAGGATGTGATCGCGCAACGCTCGCGCGTCGTGCAGCGCGTTGTGCGGTACCCGGCTGTTCGCCGCGGTGCTGAAGCCGCCCAACGGCAGGAACTGAAATCGCATCGAGGGGACTTCGACCATCTGTCCCGGACCCGTGACCAGCAGCGCGCTGAACTGCGCAATATCTTCCGGCCAGTCGGCAACGACCAACGGTTCGGGATCGCCGGACAGATAGTGGGCGACGGTTCGCGCAGCGTCATCGCGGCTCATTCGCGGTGACCGATGACTTTCCGGGACCATGTCCAGGTAAGGCAGCACGTGACGCTCTACCCAGGGGTCCAAATCGCCGTCCCATGCGAGAGTGAGATAGAGTTCCTCCCCGTC
Coding sequences within:
- a CDS encoding helix-turn-helix domain-containing protein, with product MPGDTLTAGIDSFRQAALACPLPAAVELIGEKWAFLILRGALNGLRHFEEFQAGLGIARNILSDRLGKLVAGGILDREADPNDGRRVIYTLSAKGEDLLPVVLALRQWGEKWGYGTMDLALADQRDRKPVRRICVLSHDGRELSLSDLTWIERKGDAHLRTAAE